One window from the genome of Natrinema caseinilyticum encodes:
- a CDS encoding amidase: MASDPCFTSLMEIARRIDSGDLSPVEVVDAYLERIDRRNETLRAYSTVVGEEARAEARAAERAVERGEETGPLHGVPIAIKDLFAFKEGVHHTFGSTVFEDFVSDRTAPVVERLEEAGAIVLGKTNTPEFGNRPTTDNDLVGTTRTPFDTDRTAGGSSGGSAAAVADGLAAAAQGSDAGGSIRIPAACCGVYGFKPTFGRIPNGNPSNAFAKHTPFVQHGPLTRTVEDAALLLDVMTGPHSNDPFTHPETETDYVASVTRPIDDLEIAYSPTLGMFTIDSRVRRTVDDAVDALSAAGAIVDEIAVSFDRDPDEIRTAWETLFQVMLADLDRQIRDVHTIDLLGDHRSEIDSLFTNIVEAGRAHSAMECKQADAVRTDVYADVRRVFDAYDLLVTPTIAVPPFKADRLGPTEIEGTEIDPFVDWILSWIFNMTDHPAASIPAGFVDGSLPVGMQIVGDRFAETDVLAVSGAFERQRPWHSPQPEHD; encoded by the coding sequence ATGGCGAGTGATCCGTGCTTTACGTCACTGATGGAGATTGCGCGACGAATCGACAGCGGGGACCTGTCGCCGGTTGAGGTAGTCGACGCCTACCTCGAGCGGATCGACCGACGTAACGAGACGCTCCGCGCGTACAGTACGGTCGTCGGTGAGGAAGCGCGTGCGGAGGCCCGCGCGGCCGAACGCGCGGTCGAGCGGGGCGAGGAGACCGGTCCGCTCCACGGAGTTCCGATCGCAATCAAGGACCTCTTCGCGTTCAAGGAGGGCGTCCATCATACGTTCGGATCGACGGTCTTTGAGGACTTCGTCTCTGACCGGACGGCTCCCGTGGTCGAGCGACTCGAGGAGGCGGGGGCAATCGTTCTTGGGAAAACGAACACCCCCGAATTCGGGAATCGACCGACCACTGACAACGACCTCGTCGGAACGACCCGGACGCCGTTCGACACCGACAGGACCGCCGGTGGCTCCTCTGGCGGGAGCGCCGCCGCCGTCGCGGACGGTCTTGCAGCGGCGGCGCAGGGATCTGATGCCGGGGGCTCGATCCGGATCCCGGCCGCCTGCTGTGGCGTGTACGGGTTCAAGCCGACGTTCGGTCGGATACCAAACGGGAACCCGTCGAACGCGTTCGCGAAACACACCCCGTTCGTCCAGCACGGACCGCTGACCAGGACCGTTGAAGACGCCGCGCTACTGCTCGACGTGATGACTGGACCACACTCCAATGATCCGTTCACGCATCCAGAGACGGAGACGGATTACGTTGCGAGCGTTACCCGCCCGATAGACGATCTCGAAATCGCGTACAGTCCGACGCTGGGTATGTTCACGATCGACAGTCGCGTCCGGCGGACCGTCGATGATGCGGTCGACGCTCTTTCGGCGGCGGGCGCGATAGTCGACGAGATCGCTGTCAGTTTTGATCGTGATCCGGACGAGATCCGCACTGCGTGGGAGACCCTCTTTCAGGTGATGTTGGCCGATCTCGATCGCCAGATACGTGACGTGCATACCATCGACCTGCTCGGCGACCATCGGTCGGAGATCGATTCGCTGTTCACAAACATCGTTGAGGCCGGTCGCGCTCACTCAGCAATGGAGTGCAAGCAAGCTGACGCCGTTCGGACCGACGTCTACGCCGATGTCAGGCGTGTGTTCGACGCGTACGACTTGTTGGTAACGCCGACGATAGCGGTACCGCCGTTCAAGGCCGACCGCCTCGGACCGACCGAAATCGAGGGGACCGAGATCGATCCGTTTGTCGATTGGATTTTGAGCTGGATCTTCAATATGACCGATCATCCGGCCGCGTCGATCCCGGCTGGGTTCGTCGACGGGTCCTTGCCCGTCGGTATGCAGATAGTCGGTGACCGATTCGCCGAAACGGACGTCCTCGCAGTCAGCGGAGCGTTCGAACGCCAACGACCGTGGCACAGTCCGCAGCCGGAACACGATTAA
- a CDS encoding alpha/beta hydrolase yields the protein MAPVESDITAADGTRIRLWEVSPDDATEAVLFVHGATYPTRAVFAPPIEADGEETYSWLRAAAQRGRAAFAVDLRGYGQSDRPTPVDGPSGVDVPARATDVVADVEAALKSICDRFDRVHLVGYSWGSIVCGVYVTTVNDDVASLTQVAPVYRPPADVAARFVDVEPLEPFRRITRDDVRERWNDQIPDGTNPSRWRSGEPESDPVLEAVWQGLASSQYRLESADVPTVEVPNGTFQDLRASTEDDPAYRADEISVPTLVVRGSLDPTAARSDALALYDELDSTACREYAEIGGGTHFLALERRRTALYDAVDSYQNRVESDR from the coding sequence ATGGCTCCCGTCGAGAGCGACATTACGGCGGCCGACGGAACCCGAATCAGACTGTGGGAGGTCTCGCCCGATGACGCGACTGAGGCAGTGCTGTTCGTCCACGGTGCGACGTATCCGACGCGAGCGGTGTTCGCACCGCCGATCGAGGCCGACGGTGAGGAGACGTACTCGTGGCTCCGCGCTGCAGCCCAGCGGGGCCGCGCCGCGTTCGCGGTCGACCTCCGCGGGTACGGGCAGAGCGACCGCCCCACCCCAGTCGATGGACCGAGCGGAGTCGACGTTCCCGCCCGAGCGACGGACGTCGTCGCGGACGTGGAGGCGGCCCTCAAGTCGATCTGCGATCGATTTGATCGCGTCCATCTCGTCGGTTACTCGTGGGGCAGCATCGTCTGCGGTGTCTACGTCACGACCGTCAACGACGACGTCGCGTCGCTGACGCAGGTCGCGCCAGTCTACCGACCGCCCGCGGATGTGGCTGCTCGGTTCGTCGACGTGGAACCGCTCGAGCCGTTCCGTCGGATTACGCGGGACGACGTCCGTGAGCGATGGAACGACCAAATTCCGGATGGGACGAACCCGTCCAGGTGGCGCAGCGGGGAACCAGAGTCAGACCCGGTCCTTGAGGCGGTCTGGCAGGGACTCGCCTCGTCGCAGTATCGACTCGAGAGCGCGGACGTCCCGACGGTCGAGGTACCGAACGGGACGTTCCAAGACCTGCGCGCGTCGACCGAAGATGACCCGGCTTATCGAGCCGACGAGATATCGGTTCCGACGCTCGTCGTTCGCGGGTCGCTCGACCCGACCGCGGCCCGGTCTGACGCGCTCGCGCTGTACGACGAACTCGACAGTACAGCGTGCCGAGAGTACGCCGAGATCGGTGGCGGGACACACTTCCTAGCGCTTGAGCGGCGCCGAACCGCGTTGTACGACGCGGTAGATAGCTATCAAAACCGCGTCGAATCAGACCGCTGA
- a CDS encoding type I 3-dehydroquinate dehydratase, translating into MFREQSAFTELEQPFICTMISEPTVAEARSVMKHSEFEGADSFIVNLMGDGEFGLERSLLNESDLEDLFESTSLPSMACYYRWKYTGERVGETDEERMEILKMAVRAGARAVDMVGDTFDPIPGPDEFSDEATAFSLDPESPPREFTTDPDAVERQRAEIGTIHKLGGEVQLTAHTRTHLSPEQALNIATAFEQRNADMVKIVGVDTSWDDLLETLEATVLLNRELDIPFVMMSHGQHGVLGRYVTPFLGSMLCFTQHEYPPGGFYLQPLTENVRSVFDSVRNVTPTREPEEENWL; encoded by the coding sequence ATGTTTCGTGAACAATCCGCATTCACCGAACTCGAGCAGCCGTTCATCTGCACGATGATTTCGGAGCCGACGGTCGCGGAGGCGCGCAGCGTGATGAAACACTCGGAGTTCGAGGGTGCCGACTCGTTCATCGTGAACCTAATGGGCGACGGCGAGTTCGGACTCGAGCGGTCGCTCCTCAACGAGTCCGATCTCGAGGACCTCTTCGAGAGCACGTCACTGCCGTCGATGGCGTGTTACTATCGGTGGAAGTACACCGGAGAACGAGTCGGAGAAACGGACGAAGAGCGAATGGAGATACTCAAAATGGCCGTCCGAGCAGGCGCTCGGGCGGTGGACATGGTGGGCGATACCTTTGATCCGATCCCCGGGCCGGACGAGTTCTCCGACGAGGCGACCGCGTTTTCGCTCGACCCGGAGTCGCCGCCGCGGGAGTTCACGACGGACCCCGACGCGGTCGAACGGCAGCGCGCCGAAATCGGGACGATTCACAAACTCGGCGGCGAGGTCCAGCTGACAGCCCACACGAGAACCCATCTCTCACCCGAGCAGGCCCTCAATATTGCGACGGCGTTCGAGCAGCGAAACGCCGACATGGTCAAAATCGTTGGAGTCGATACGAGCTGGGACGATCTCCTCGAAACACTCGAGGCGACGGTGCTTCTGAACCGCGAACTCGATATTCCGTTCGTTATGATGAGTCACGGCCAACACGGCGTGCTCGGCCGGTACGTGACCCCATTCCTCGGATCGATGCTATGTTTCACTCAGCACGAGTATCCGCCCGGCGGGTTCTACCTGCAGCCGCTGACGGAGAACGTGCGGTCGGTGTTCGACTCGGTCCGGAACGTCACGCCGACGCGCGAACCGGAGGAGGAGAACTGGCTGTAA
- a CDS encoding nuclear transport factor 2 family protein: MSLDHLHVGIIEAYLKHLRHDRFDKAADQFTEDAHYLHPPTFQEDVREVGRENIRRYFVESRGPRDIDHSIERAVVEGDACAVYGRMTGEDVDGDERFVSYAEVEDGRLSYYCAGFLKGTIE; encoded by the coding sequence ATGTCACTCGATCATCTCCATGTCGGAATCATCGAGGCGTACCTCAAACATCTTCGTCACGACCGGTTCGACAAGGCGGCAGACCAGTTCACCGAGGACGCTCACTACCTTCACCCACCGACGTTCCAAGAAGACGTCCGGGAGGTCGGACGGGAGAACATCAGACGGTACTTCGTCGAAAGCCGCGGTCCGCGGGACATCGACCACAGCATCGAGCGGGCCGTTGTCGAGGGCGATGCGTGTGCGGTCTACGGGCGGATGACTGGAGAAGACGTCGATGGGGACGAACGCTTCGTCTCATACGCGGAAGTCGAGGACGGACGGCTGTCGTACTACTGCGCCGGCTTCCTGAAAGGAACGATAGAGTAA
- a CDS encoding MFS transporter, producing MEGVPELEMVPDPRRALAERVYYGWIIVVACLLATTAVYGTSYAFGVFYDVFIAEFHVSRSLLAGVFGMQTALIYVVGVGAGRSVDRYGQRKTAAVSSVLFVVGLIWAAISRSYLELFIAFGLLSAVGMGGLFVVSFATIPLWFEARRGAASGIASAGLGIGMVVFPLGTNVLISSVGWRRSMLGIALAAAVLCFTFTVLFADRPDEVGADPTVEFGDGRSPFETSEIRTDGQAQPTSLETITSARFLFVFLSWVLLSAPVYIVISHIVSYATIIGIGRSEGVLALTTVGVMATVARFGVGSLADRVGRIRTFIASTVVLGAAMIGVALAPTVTVFIGTIVVFGVGYGGCGSLFSPLVADLFGHDDLNTLFAVMSLAFAVAGLTAPPLAGLWFEVSGSYTWAFLITGLGAFVGAGCVAIASRLS from the coding sequence ATGGAAGGAGTACCTGAATTAGAGATGGTTCCCGATCCCCGTCGAGCGTTAGCCGAGCGGGTCTACTACGGCTGGATCATCGTCGTCGCCTGTCTGCTGGCCACGACAGCGGTCTACGGCACGAGCTATGCGTTCGGCGTCTTCTACGACGTGTTCATCGCTGAGTTCCACGTCTCGCGATCGCTACTGGCCGGCGTGTTCGGGATGCAGACCGCACTGATCTACGTCGTCGGCGTCGGTGCCGGACGATCCGTCGACCGATACGGACAGCGGAAAACGGCAGCGGTCTCCTCGGTCCTGTTCGTCGTCGGCCTCATCTGGGCCGCAATCTCGAGATCGTATCTCGAGCTCTTCATCGCGTTCGGCCTCCTCAGCGCCGTGGGAATGGGGGGGCTGTTCGTCGTGAGCTTCGCGACGATCCCGCTCTGGTTCGAAGCTCGGCGAGGGGCAGCGTCAGGGATCGCGTCCGCCGGCCTCGGCATCGGAATGGTCGTGTTTCCGTTGGGGACGAACGTGCTCATCTCGTCGGTCGGATGGCGCCGGTCGATGCTCGGGATCGCGCTCGCGGCCGCAGTTCTCTGTTTCACCTTCACCGTACTCTTTGCTGATCGACCGGACGAAGTCGGTGCAGACCCGACCGTGGAGTTCGGAGACGGCCGCTCACCGTTCGAGACATCAGAAATTCGAACAGACGGTCAGGCACAGCCCACGTCCCTCGAGACGATCACGTCCGCGCGGTTTCTCTTTGTGTTCCTCAGTTGGGTGTTGCTGTCAGCACCCGTCTACATCGTCATCAGTCACATCGTATCTTACGCGACGATCATCGGAATCGGACGCTCTGAGGGCGTCCTCGCGCTCACGACCGTCGGTGTCATGGCGACGGTTGCCCGGTTCGGCGTCGGTTCCCTGGCGGACCGTGTCGGTCGAATTCGTACCTTCATCGCCTCTACCGTCGTGCTCGGTGCGGCGATGATCGGCGTGGCGCTCGCACCGACGGTGACAGTCTTCATCGGGACGATCGTCGTCTTCGGAGTCGGATACGGCGGCTGCGGCAGTCTCTTTTCGCCTCTGGTCGCCGATTTGTTCGGTCACGACGATCTCAATACCTTGTTCGCCGTGATGTCGCTCGCCTTCGCAGTGGCGGGCCTGACGGCACCACCGCTAGCCGGGCTCTGGTTCGAAGTCAGCGGCAGTTATACGTGGGCGTTCCTGATTACGGGTCTCGGAGCCTTCGTCGGGGCCGGGTGTGTCGCGATAGCATCGCGTCTCTCATGA